A genome region from Pygocentrus nattereri isolate fPygNat1 chromosome 6, fPygNat1.pri, whole genome shotgun sequence includes the following:
- the gja8a gene encoding gap junction protein alpha 8 paralog a — protein sequence MGDWSFLGNILEEVNEHSTVIGRVWLTVLFIFRILILGTAAEFVWGDEQSDYVCNTEQPGCENVCYDEAFPISHIRLWVLQIIFVSTPSLVYVGHAVHHVHMEEKRKEREEAELSRQQEINEERLPVAVDQGGTTKEASPKGSKKFRLEGTLLCTYICHIIFKTLFEVGFVVGQYFLYGFRILPLYKCSRWPCPNTVDCFVSRPTEKTIFIIFMLAVACVSLFLNFVEIIHLGLKKVRFVFRQPAPAPVESFGPPERSLPFLLTPPIHKAKGYKPLEEDTKEEEVAHIYPLSEVGMEAGLLPTPSQEMEQKRMQEAAVPTVPPVEETVICDEILLSFTEVTENLLELPQEEEMCREGDEVDSFRMVTPLEEQSEKGTLEEVQKPKEGEAETTETLEDTRPLSRLSKWSSRARSDDLMI from the exons ATGGGAGACTGGAGTTTCTTAGGTAATATTTTAGAGGAAGTCAATGAACACTCAACTGTGATTGGCCGTGTTTGGCTCACAGTGCTCTTCATCTTCCGTATTCTGATTCTGGGCACAGCAGCAGAGTTTGTCTGGGGAGACGAACAGTCCGATTACGTGTGTAACACAGAGCAACCTGGTTGTGAGAATGTCTGTTATGATGAAGCTTTCCCCATCTCCCACATCCGCCTTTGGGTGCTGCAGATCATATTTGTTTCCACTCCTTCATTGGTTTATGTAGGCCATGCTGTCCATCATGTCCACATGGAAGAGAAGCGCAAGGAGCGTGAAGAAGCAGAGCTCAGCCGCCAGCAGGAAATAAACGAGGAGCGGCTACCTGTGGCAGTGGACCAGGGAGGCACAACCAAGGAGGCTAGTCCCAAGGGGAGCAAAAAGTTTCGCCTCGAGGGCACTCTACTCTGCACCTACATTTGCCATATCATCTTCAAGACATTGTTTGAGGTGGGCTTTGTAGTGGGACAGTATTTTCTGTACGGTTTCCGCATCCTGCCGCTGTACAAATGTAGCCGCTGGCCCTGCCCTAACACAGTGGACTGTTTTGTGTCACGACCCACTGAGAAGACCATCTTTATCATCTTCATGTTGGCTGTGGCTTGCGTCTCACTATTCCTCAACTTTGTGGAGATTATCCATCTGGGTTTGAAGAAAGTTCGGTTTGTGTTCCGCCAGCCAGCTCCAGCCCCAGTTGAGAGCTTTGGTCCTCCTGAGCGGAGCCTGCCTTTCCTTCTTACTCCTCCGATTCACAAGGCTAAAGGCTACAAGCCCCTTGAGGAGGACACCAAGGAAGAGGAGGTTGCACATATCTACCCATTGTCTGAAGTAGGTATGGAGGCAGGCCTGCTCCCTACACCCTCTCAGGAGATGGAGCAGAAAAGGATGCAGGAGGCAGCAGTACCCACAGTGCCCCCTGTAGAGGAGACAGTGATTTGTGATGAGATTTTGCTTTCCTTCACTGAAGTCACAGAGAACCTGCTTGAGTTACCACAAGAAGAAGAGATGTGTAGAGAAGGAGATGAAGTAGATAGTTTTCGGATGGTTACACCATTGGAAGAGCAGTCAGAGAAGGGGACTTTGGAGGAGGTA CAAAAGCCTAAGGAAGGGGAAGCAGAG ACAACAGAGACACTGGAAGATACAAGACCCTTAAGTCGCCTTAGCAAATGGAGCAGTAGAGCCAGGTCAGATGATCTTATGATTTAA